The DNA region TTATGTTTCTATGAGCCGGGCAGTTGGGGGCCGCCGGCCGCCGATGAACTGCTGGCGCGCAAGTCGCGCCACTGGCGGCTGGGTTGTCCCGATGACCTCGCATAGTTGAAATCGCCAGGGGGCCATGAACCCGGACTTTCAGGTCTTTCCCGATCGCGCGGCGCTGGCCGCAGCGGCGGCCGCACATATCCTTGATGTGGCCGGCGCGGCCATCGACCGCGGCGGCATCTGCCGGGTCGCGCTGTCGGGCGGGCAGACGCCGGAGCCGGTCTACCGCCTGCTGGTCAGCGCTCGCATCGACTGGTATCGTGTCCACCTGTTCTGGACCGATGAGCGCTGCGTGCCGCCCGACCACCCCGAGAGCAACTATGGCATGGCACGGCGCGCGCTTTTGGACCATGTCCCGGCGCCGCCGGGGAATGTACATCGCATCCACGGCGAGGATCCTCCGGCGCAGGCGGCCGCGGACTATGAGCGCCAATTGCGTGACCACTTTGGCGCGCCCCTGCCGCGATTTGATCTGATTCTCCTGGGACTCGGCGCCGATGGGCATACCGCGTCGCTTTTCCCAAACTCAACGGCCCTGCGCGAACACAAGCGGCTGGTAACGCCGGTCCAACATCCGGCGACCGGGCAATGGCGGGTGACACTCACTCTGCCGTCGCTCAATGCCGCCGTGAGCGTTGCGGTGCTGGCTTCCGGGGCCGACAAGGCGGAGGCGGTCCGGCAGACGCGTTCCGGCAGCGAGCCGTCGTTGCCGCTGGCCCAGGTTCATCCCGCGGATGGCCACCTCCGCTGGTTTGTCGACCGGGCAGCGACGGGGGAGGAGGGTGGTGAACGCCGTATCGGGGCTTCCGGCCCGCCGGCATCTGAAACTTCCTCAAAGGGAGCCCATGGTGGTTAACTGGGCCGAGCCGAGGATCGGCCGGGTCCTTCGTGGGAAGTTCGGGGGCGGGGACTAGAGTCGGAACGTGCCAGACTTCAAGCCGGAGCGACCGACGCCTGCTGGTGACGCGCTCAGTAGCTGAACTCGTAGCAAACGCCGGGCGGATCACCAGAACGGAAGACGTGGTTGTACAGCAACGTATAGTCGGTGATGCTCTTGTTCCCGTCACAGTTCACGTCCGAAAGCCCCGCAAAGAGGGCCGGAGCAGACCCGCCTCTGAACACTTCATCAAAAACGAGGACGCAATCTGACACATTGAGGAGCCCGTCCCAATTGCAATCGCCACGGCTGACGGCGCACATGGCGCGAAAGACGTTGATGCGTCCGTAGCCGTAATCGTCGTCCGGGCCCTGGGCGCCGAGATCATCACATGTATTCTTGATGATGTCGAAGACTATCGCTCGCGGATCGCCAGACGAGATGAAGTCGGACCTGCGGGAGAGTATCAGCGCGGAGAGACCCGCCACTTCCGGGGCGGCCACGGATGTTCCAGTGCCTCGGCACTCGTAGTTCTTTGAATCACCGCACTCTCCGCCGGACCTGTCAGGGACGTAGCCGCTGTCACCCATGACGTCGAGGGTCCAGAAATTGCTAAGCGAATCCGGGCAGTCCGTTCGGTCTGCCGGATGGCCCCCCGCAGGTGCGACAAAATCCAATCGACCTCCGTGGGCACTGTAGAACCAGAGCGCGTCGGCACTATCGGTTGCTCCAACTGCGAACACGCCTGCCCCGTCCGCCGGCGGCTCAACGTCTCCGCCGAGATTCCCGGCTGCTGCACAGACCGTAATTCCATTTTGGTACATCAAGTACAGCTCGTCGTACCAAATCCAGGATTTCGTGGTATCGCTCCAGCCGCCGTACACATCAGGAGTTGCCCCAATACTTATGGAAACCACCTGTGCGCCCGCAGTCTGCCAGGCGTAGCGGAATGCCTCTGCGAACAGACTGTCAGTTGTCCAGCCGTTGTTGTCGTCAAGAACCTTGATTGCCACGAAATCGCATTTCGGTGCCAGCCCCCTGATTCCAATCGTATCAGACTGATCCGCGGCGATTAACCCAAGCACTTCGATGCCGTGAGAGCAGTTGCAGGGTCTGTCCACCCAAGGGGGCGGGCCTGAGCACGGGAAGTACGGATTCGAATCTGCGAGCGGGTCGGCGAAGCTTTCTCCGACTACGTCCCAACCGAGAATCGGATTGCTCACGCTCAGGTCTTCGTGATCGACCCGCCCGTTGATCGAATCCCATGGGAATCCGATGTCAATGACTGCGACCGTGACATTGGATGAACCTTTGGACAAGTACCAAGCGCTGTCTGCATCGATTCCGGCACTGTCGATGCCATTCCGCCTGTAGTTCCATTGCCTCGGCCAGAAATTGTGGCTCACGTCATTCAGGATCGGTCTCCAGATCAGATTTGGCTTTGCCCATTCGCAGAGCCCGCTGGCCACAAACTCATCGCTCACGTCGAGTGCCGTCGTTTCCGATCCCCCGCGCATCCGAACAAACTGATGATGGGGTCTCTCAGGGTCAGGCTGTT from bacterium includes:
- the pgl gene encoding 6-phosphogluconolactonase; translated protein: MNPDFQVFPDRAALAAAAAAHILDVAGAAIDRGGICRVALSGGQTPEPVYRLLVSARIDWYRVHLFWTDERCVPPDHPESNYGMARRALLDHVPAPPGNVHRIHGEDPPAQAAADYERQLRDHFGAPLPRFDLILLGLGADGHTASLFPNSTALREHKRLVTPVQHPATGQWRVTLTLPSLNAAVSVAVLASGADKAEAVRQTRSGSEPSLPLAQVHPADGHLRWFVDRAATGEEGGERRIGASGPPASETSSKGAHGG
- a CDS encoding S8 family serine peptidase, with product MLRAWVVPALLAVAVTVTSIVAIDPQEVRSAAPSYHGLPISPRNVCIKLLSSADASGALNFANDHPLIDPGVTPVAIAHGFFVYALTSSVDAELALDSLRRSSDVAIANPALLGRDGSDVYMTDQIIVKWRKEVSGQLRDSLNEQLTEIAEQPDPERPHHQFVRMRGGSETTALDVSDEFVASGLCEWAKPNLIWRPILNDVSHNFWPRQWNYRRNGIDSAGIDADSAWYLSKGSSNVTVAVIDIGFPWDSINGRVDHEDLSVSNPILGWDVVGESFADPLADSNPYFPCSGPPPWVDRPCNCSHGIEVLGLIAADQSDTIGIRGLAPKCDFVAIKVLDDNNGWTTDSLFAEAFRYAWQTAGAQVVSISIGATPDVYGGWSDTTKSWIWYDELYLMYQNGITVCAAAGNLGGDVEPPADGAGVFAVGATDSADALWFYSAHGGRLDFVAPAGGHPADRTDCPDSLSNFWTLDVMGDSGYVPDRSGGECGDSKNYECRGTGTSVAAPEVAGLSALILSRRSDFISSGDPRAIVFDIIKNTCDDLGAQGPDDDYGYGRINVFRAMCAVSRGDCNWDGLLNVSDCVLVFDEVFRGGSAPALFAGLSDVNCDGNKSITDYTLLYNHVFRSGDPPGVCYEFSY